A section of the Akkermansia muciniphila genome encodes:
- a CDS encoding succinate dehydrogenase cytochrome b subunit, whose translation MNALVKTICTFVTSSIGRKIIVALTGLCLVLFLAGHLAGNLLIFGGPEWINTYAHGLHSMPEAALWGIRLGLAVIFIIHIWLTIQLKLENHAAREPYVFKNTIKATLSSRYMIYTGLTILVFLIYHLYQYTLRVGYDPSQYTAFISDGKVETFDVYKMIVAGFSNVWCSAFYILAILMLFSHLRHGVQSIFQTVGADSRKIRPFYNFLAIAYGAVICLGFISVPVSVLLGIIK comes from the coding sequence ATGAATGCACTAGTAAAAACCATATGTACATTCGTGACATCCTCCATCGGCCGCAAAATCATTGTGGCGCTGACGGGGTTATGTTTGGTCTTGTTCCTTGCGGGACACCTGGCAGGCAACCTTCTCATTTTCGGGGGACCTGAATGGATCAACACTTACGCCCACGGCCTGCATTCCATGCCGGAAGCCGCCCTCTGGGGCATCCGCCTGGGCCTTGCGGTGATCTTCATCATCCATATCTGGCTGACCATCCAGCTGAAGCTGGAAAACCACGCCGCCCGCGAACCCTACGTGTTCAAGAACACGATCAAGGCTACGCTCTCCTCCCGCTACATGATCTACACCGGCCTGACTATCTTGGTGTTCCTGATCTACCACTTGTACCAGTACACCCTGCGCGTGGGCTATGACCCCTCCCAGTACACCGCCTTCATTTCCGACGGCAAGGTGGAAACCTTTGACGTATACAAGATGATCGTGGCCGGATTCTCCAATGTATGGTGCTCCGCGTTCTACATCCTGGCCATCCTGATGCTGTTCAGCCACCTGCGCCACGGCGTGCAGTCCATCTTCCAGACGGTGGGCGCTGATTCCCGCAAAATCCGGCCCTTCTATAACTTTCTCGCCATCGCGTACGGCGCAGTGATCTGCCTGGGCTTCATTTCCGTGCCGGTCTCGGTTCTTCTGGGTATCATCAAATAA
- a CDS encoding TatD family hydrolase, with protein MVCRTTDEYRAMAQAGCLAVGEPAFWAGYDRSSADGFRDYFVQLTECEPARAAKFGLDHYTWLCINPKEAQDVAFAREVMQLIPEFIDRPNVLGIGEIGLNRNTTHEMTIFEEHLDLAIRLHQLVLIHTPHLEDKLKGTRMILSALKNRPELDPGRVLVDHCEEHTFPLVKEAGYWAGLTLYPTSKLNPKRAADILEIYGMDRVWANSAADWGDSDPLALTALACELYKRGFSRREAEDLLVGNPEAFMGQSPKFRKVSSR; from the coding sequence ATGGTATGCCGCACCACGGACGAATACCGGGCCATGGCGCAGGCGGGCTGCCTGGCGGTAGGGGAACCGGCGTTCTGGGCCGGTTATGACCGTTCCTCCGCGGACGGTTTCCGGGATTACTTCGTGCAGCTTACGGAATGCGAACCTGCCAGGGCGGCCAAGTTCGGCCTGGACCATTACACTTGGCTGTGCATCAACCCCAAGGAGGCGCAGGACGTGGCCTTTGCCCGGGAGGTGATGCAGCTCATTCCGGAGTTTATTGACCGGCCCAATGTCCTGGGCATCGGGGAAATAGGGCTGAACCGGAACACCACCCATGAGATGACCATTTTTGAAGAGCATCTGGATCTGGCGATACGCCTGCACCAGCTTGTCCTGATTCACACTCCGCACCTGGAAGACAAGCTGAAGGGGACCAGGATGATTCTTTCCGCCCTGAAAAACCGTCCGGAGCTGGACCCCGGCCGCGTGCTGGTGGACCACTGTGAGGAACATACCTTCCCGCTGGTGAAGGAGGCCGGCTACTGGGCCGGACTGACCCTTTACCCCACCAGCAAGCTGAATCCCAAGCGGGCGGCGGATATTCTGGAAATATACGGGATGGACCGCGTCTGGGCCAATTCCGCCGCGGACTGGGGGGATTCCGACCCCCTGGCGCTGACGGCCCTGGCCTGTGAGCTGTACAAACGGGGATTTTCCCGGAGGGAGGCGGAAGACCTTCTTGTAGGCAATCCGGAAGCGTTCATGGGGCAGTCCCCGAAGTTCCGGAAAGTATCCTCCCGCTAG
- a CDS encoding DUF1232 domain-containing protein, which produces MNLQKQQLLLRLFRYFKGKKGEPHFFNKRNIWLIAIAAVYILTPDEFLLDGIGKLGLLDDAAVILGAIFTVFLPDGD; this is translated from the coding sequence ATGAACCTCCAGAAACAGCAACTGCTCCTGCGCCTTTTCCGGTACTTCAAAGGCAAAAAGGGAGAGCCGCATTTTTTCAACAAGCGGAATATATGGCTGATCGCCATTGCGGCGGTCTACATCCTGACTCCTGATGAATTCCTGCTTGACGGTATCGGCAAGCTGGGGCTGCTGGATGACGCTGCCGTCATCCTGGGAGCCATCTTCACCGTATTTCTTCCGGACGGGGACTAG
- a CDS encoding PEP-CTERM sorting domain-containing protein: MKKILSTLMLAVGMSLSATAATTLLDSSLVGYSDFASRLADFGTQKDSVAITTDGGNLVMSGTTFSQPVSGGGTRNNMTVTMVLDLSKITTPDAFTALFNAKGGSTSWGVGINTSGALQGLWNNGAYSGGPTSSPLGAEGKLTISVVTGELGTRIYLGNSDAYYTASGLKFGSVDITQILINAGLADAIEQLYVHDSALSQEQISQLMSEIASVPEPATATLGLLGLAALMMRRRRA, encoded by the coding sequence ATGAAGAAAATACTATCCACCTTAATGCTTGCAGTCGGCATGAGCCTGAGCGCTACTGCGGCTACCACGCTTCTGGACAGTTCCCTTGTAGGGTATTCCGACTTCGCCTCCCGCCTGGCGGATTTCGGCACCCAGAAGGATTCCGTTGCCATCACCACTGATGGAGGCAATCTGGTGATGTCCGGCACGACATTCAGCCAACCCGTTTCCGGTGGCGGCACACGCAACAACATGACTGTGACCATGGTTCTGGATTTATCCAAGATCACCACCCCGGATGCTTTCACGGCCCTGTTCAACGCCAAAGGCGGCAGCACGAGCTGGGGCGTGGGCATCAATACCTCCGGCGCTCTCCAGGGCTTATGGAATAACGGCGCCTACAGCGGCGGTCCTACTTCTTCTCCCCTGGGGGCGGAAGGAAAACTCACCATTTCCGTGGTCACCGGGGAACTCGGCACCCGCATTTACCTGGGCAACAGTGACGCGTACTATACCGCCTCCGGCCTGAAATTCGGCAGTGTGGACATCACCCAGATTCTGATCAACGCCGGACTGGCCGATGCCATCGAACAGCTTTATGTCCATGACTCCGCCCTTTCCCAGGAACAGATCAGCCAGCTGATGAGTGAAATCGCCAGCGTGCCGGAACCCGCAACGGCTACCCTGGGCCTGCTGGGCCTGGCTGCGCTGATGATGCGCCGCCGCAGGGCATAA
- a CDS encoding PEP-CTERM sorting domain-containing protein, which translates to MKKTLTILTVLGTFAVSSEAATVFNYYTPGADNYNSAIHGFYLGLDSSALAPVSGSGSPASLSGDIRLDSFTLRGPSGNTGINVAYGFLVLNASDNSVIGLSTNMGTSGNGVNLTFNFSAVDGSSLILDAGTTYRYLTVSQAVMDMINGDTSKTYLYAAGGTGAPTSSTDGDTVTISNGLTAPGIRGHHDSAGAPDDSVVITGANGTNTFSPLSPIFTEIRGEVVPEPATATLGLLGLAALMMRRRRA; encoded by the coding sequence ATGAAGAAAACACTAACAATTTTAACCGTGCTCGGGACCTTTGCCGTTTCCTCCGAAGCTGCGACTGTTTTTAATTACTACACTCCCGGAGCAGACAATTACAATAGCGCCATTCATGGGTTCTATCTGGGGCTGGATTCCTCCGCCCTGGCGCCCGTCTCCGGTTCCGGCTCTCCCGCCTCCCTGTCCGGAGATATCCGGCTGGACAGTTTTACCCTGCGCGGGCCCAGCGGCAATACGGGCATTAACGTCGCTTACGGTTTTCTGGTGCTGAACGCTTCCGACAATTCGGTCATCGGCCTGAGCACCAATATGGGAACCTCCGGCAACGGGGTTAATCTGACGTTCAATTTCTCAGCTGTGGACGGTTCTTCCCTGATTCTTGACGCCGGCACGACGTACCGCTACCTGACCGTGAGCCAGGCCGTGATGGACATGATCAACGGAGATACGTCAAAAACGTACTTGTATGCTGCGGGAGGGACAGGCGCCCCTACTTCTTCCACGGATGGAGATACGGTAACCATCAGCAACGGATTGACTGCTCCCGGCATTCGCGGTCATCATGACAGCGCGGGAGCGCCTGATGATTCCGTTGTTATTACGGGAGCCAATGGAACCAATACCTTCAGCCCATTATCCCCCATTTTTACGGAGATCCGCGGGGAAGTGGTTCCGGAACCCGCTACGGCCACGCTGGGCCTTCTGGGCCTGGCTGCCCTGATGATGCGCCGCCGCAGGGCCTGA
- a CDS encoding GNAT family N-acetyltransferase: MAIELRTEQPADYAETENATREAFWNHYSPGCNEHYLLHIMRGSPSFIPELDVVAVHGGRIVGNIVYVKSVIRTDDGKECEVLGMGPISVLPEYQRRGIGRQMIGHTKERAREMGFRAILLYGDPDYYSRHGFVPAETLGIRTADNMYAVALQACELQEGALSGMKGRYVEAAVYDLDEKCAAEFDRHFPVKEMVSGTPSQKRFEKIAAMRRKADAGT, encoded by the coding sequence ATGGCTATTGAATTAAGAACAGAGCAGCCCGCAGACTATGCTGAAACGGAAAATGCCACGCGGGAAGCGTTCTGGAACCATTATTCCCCCGGCTGCAATGAACATTACCTGCTCCATATCATGCGCGGCAGCCCCTCCTTTATCCCGGAGCTGGATGTGGTAGCCGTCCACGGCGGCCGCATCGTCGGGAACATCGTTTATGTAAAATCCGTCATCAGGACAGATGACGGGAAGGAATGCGAGGTGCTGGGCATGGGGCCCATTTCCGTTCTTCCGGAATACCAGCGCCGGGGGATTGGACGGCAGATGATCGGCCATACCAAAGAAAGGGCGCGAGAAATGGGGTTCCGCGCCATTCTGCTCTACGGCGACCCGGACTACTATTCACGCCACGGGTTCGTACCCGCGGAAACGCTGGGCATCAGAACGGCGGATAATATGTATGCGGTGGCCCTCCAGGCCTGCGAATTGCAGGAAGGTGCCCTGTCAGGCATGAAGGGCCGTTATGTGGAAGCCGCCGTGTATGATCTTGATGAAAAGTGCGCCGCTGAATTTGACCGGCATTTCCCGGTAAAGGAAATGGTCTCCGGCACTCCGTCGCAAAAGCGCTTTGAGAAAATTGCCGCCATGCGGAGAAAAGCGGATGCGGGAACCTGA
- a CDS encoding formylglycine-generating enzyme family protein — protein MRGIFLVSCFLGGSALLTGCRDESSPRPATEDAARITSARQWGETRSALQKRELDRAAGPALPIPEDLPSQELAGTTRQIHQLIEASGTPARFESYTEAVPAAGASLRMIAIPGGTFLMGSPAEEPGRKPDEGPRHEVAVSPFWISEMEIPWELYTAFMENGRPRARDGQLLEEQPDDELWDSVTQPTAPYTAMNLGMGHGYEHGMPAISMSHHAASKFCEWLSAQTGHYYRLPTEAEWEYACRAGNPGAYSYGNGEEPLDRYAWYWDNSNDRYQKTGSKKPNKWGLRDMHGNVAEWVLDSYAPDTYAKRDGQPVKDPLVITPRAPHIVRGGSWEDDPEGLRSAARRASSPAWNRQDPQNPKSIWYLTDGGMIGFRVVRPLNIPDVITMHRLWNFSKGEP, from the coding sequence ATGCGCGGCATTTTCCTTGTTTCCTGCTTTCTGGGGGGAAGCGCCCTGCTGACCGGGTGCCGGGACGAAAGTTCCCCCCGGCCGGCCACGGAGGATGCCGCGCGCATTACCAGCGCGCGCCAGTGGGGAGAAACCCGCTCCGCCCTCCAAAAACGAGAACTGGACCGCGCCGCAGGCCCCGCCCTCCCTATTCCCGAGGATCTCCCTTCCCAGGAACTGGCGGGCACTACGCGCCAGATCCACCAGCTCATTGAAGCTTCCGGAACTCCGGCGCGCTTTGAATCCTATACGGAAGCCGTGCCTGCGGCGGGGGCCTCCCTGCGCATGATCGCCATTCCGGGGGGAACCTTCCTGATGGGAAGCCCTGCGGAGGAACCGGGCCGCAAGCCGGATGAAGGCCCCCGGCATGAGGTGGCCGTCTCCCCCTTCTGGATCTCTGAGATGGAAATTCCGTGGGAGCTGTATACGGCCTTCATGGAAAACGGGCGCCCCCGCGCCAGGGACGGCCAGCTTCTGGAAGAACAGCCGGATGATGAACTGTGGGACTCCGTCACGCAGCCCACGGCCCCGTACACCGCCATGAACCTGGGCATGGGCCACGGTTATGAACACGGCATGCCCGCCATCTCCATGTCCCACCATGCAGCCAGCAAATTCTGCGAATGGCTGAGCGCCCAGACCGGGCACTACTACCGCCTGCCTACGGAAGCGGAATGGGAATACGCCTGCCGTGCCGGGAACCCTGGCGCCTATTCCTACGGAAACGGGGAGGAGCCCCTGGACCGGTACGCCTGGTACTGGGATAATTCCAACGACCGCTACCAGAAAACAGGCTCTAAAAAGCCGAATAAATGGGGTCTCCGGGACATGCACGGAAACGTGGCGGAATGGGTTCTGGATTCTTACGCGCCGGATACTTACGCCAAGCGGGACGGCCAACCCGTGAAAGACCCCCTGGTCATCACGCCCAGGGCTCCCCACATCGTCCGCGGAGGCTCCTGGGAGGATGACCCGGAAGGGCTGCGGAGCGCCGCGCGCCGCGCCAGCTCTCCGGCCTGGAACCGGCAGGACCCCCAGAACCCCAAAAGCATCTGGTACCTGACGGACGGCGGCATGATCGGCTTCCGCGTGGTGCGTCCCCTGAACATTCCGGACGTCATTACCATGCACCGCCTCTGGAACTTCTCCAAGGGGGAACCGTAA
- the fabG gene encoding 3-oxoacyl-[acyl-carrier-protein] reductase, which yields MQKLAGKTAIVTGAGRGIGNAIARRFASEGAKVILISRSPSSCGGAAEEINKEFPDSCKAYPCDVADYAAVQETVSAILKDFPQIDILVNNAGITRDSLMLRMKEEDWDAVMDTNLKSAFNTVKALQRVLMKSPAGRIINMSSVIGLVGNIGQANYAASKAGLIGFSKSLALEFAPRRVTCNAIAPGFISTEMSNAIPDNLKEEIVKKIPLKEQGSVEDIAALAAFLASNDARYITGQVIACDGGMTM from the coding sequence ATGCAAAAGTTAGCAGGTAAAACAGCCATCGTTACCGGGGCAGGCCGCGGCATCGGCAATGCCATCGCCCGCCGCTTCGCTTCGGAAGGAGCCAAAGTCATCCTGATCAGCCGCAGCCCGTCAAGCTGCGGAGGAGCCGCAGAAGAGATTAACAAGGAATTCCCGGACTCCTGCAAGGCCTATCCCTGCGACGTGGCGGACTACGCCGCCGTTCAGGAAACCGTCTCCGCCATCCTGAAGGATTTCCCGCAGATTGACATTCTAGTGAACAACGCCGGCATCACCCGTGATTCCCTCATGCTCCGCATGAAGGAGGAAGACTGGGACGCCGTCATGGATACCAACCTGAAAAGCGCGTTCAATACGGTGAAGGCCCTGCAGCGCGTGCTGATGAAGTCCCCTGCCGGACGCATCATTAACATGAGTTCCGTCATCGGCCTCGTGGGCAACATCGGGCAGGCCAACTACGCCGCCTCCAAGGCCGGGCTGATTGGCTTCAGCAAGTCCCTGGCCCTGGAATTCGCGCCGCGCAGGGTGACGTGCAACGCCATCGCTCCCGGCTTCATTTCCACGGAAATGTCCAACGCCATTCCGGACAACCTCAAGGAAGAAATCGTCAAGAAAATTCCCCTGAAGGAACAGGGCTCCGTGGAAGACATCGCCGCCCTGGCGGCCTTCCTTGCCTCTAACGATGCCCGCTACATCACCGGACAGGTCATCGCCTGTGACGGGGGCATGACGATGTAA
- a CDS encoding ABC-F family ATP-binding cassette domain-containing protein, whose protein sequence is MLTIKKLTKSHAGRTLFRETEMTINWGERVALVGPNGAGKSTLFRMILGEDTPDEGSINMDEYAMVGYLPQEASEPKDETVLEIAMGITPEMERAIHVIRTAENANKTDTPEYAEAIDTFNAANGYQLEPKAKKILKGLAFRESDFHRPAREMSGGWIMRAYLAKLLVLEPDLLMLDEPTNHLDLLSLLWFQRYLKNYPGAILMISHDRDFMDELVENVYDIDNEELVEYRGNYSDFLKQRDLRFEQLQAAYRNQQKEIAHIQEFIDRFRSINSKAGQVQSRIKQLEKMKVIQKPVARRKVFKFNFPQPPRSTQKVMELEKISQSYGDHKVYENLDLLVERGERTVLVGPNGAGKSTLLKILAGIIPIDSGKRTPGTTTRIGYFSQARTENLNPENTVLEEIMKCNAEIREEEARSILGSFLFRRLDVEKRVSVLSGGEKSRLSLVKFLVDPPNLLLMDEPTTHLDLLSVEALVQALKHYEGTLVFISHDVHFIRSLAEKTLHVNRGTITTYAGGYDYYLEKSGILDDEKGGITAE, encoded by the coding sequence ATGCTGACGATCAAAAAGCTCACGAAATCACACGCCGGACGCACCCTGTTCAGGGAAACGGAAATGACCATTAACTGGGGGGAACGTGTTGCCCTGGTAGGCCCCAACGGCGCAGGCAAGTCTACCCTGTTCCGCATGATTCTGGGAGAGGATACGCCGGATGAAGGCTCCATCAACATGGATGAATACGCCATGGTGGGCTATCTTCCGCAGGAAGCCAGCGAGCCGAAGGATGAAACCGTGCTGGAGATAGCCATGGGCATCACGCCGGAAATGGAACGGGCCATCCACGTCATCCGCACGGCAGAAAACGCCAACAAAACGGACACGCCGGAGTATGCGGAAGCCATTGACACCTTTAATGCCGCCAACGGCTACCAACTGGAGCCCAAGGCCAAGAAAATCCTCAAGGGGCTGGCCTTCCGCGAAAGCGACTTCCACCGCCCGGCGCGGGAAATGTCCGGCGGCTGGATCATGCGCGCGTACCTGGCCAAGCTTCTCGTCCTGGAACCGGACCTCCTGATGCTGGACGAACCGACCAACCACCTGGACCTCCTCTCCCTGCTGTGGTTCCAGCGCTACCTGAAAAATTACCCCGGCGCCATCCTGATGATTTCCCACGACCGGGACTTCATGGATGAACTGGTGGAGAACGTGTACGACATCGACAACGAGGAACTGGTGGAATACCGCGGCAATTACTCGGACTTCCTGAAACAGCGTGACCTGCGCTTTGAACAGCTTCAGGCCGCCTACCGCAACCAGCAGAAGGAAATCGCGCACATTCAGGAGTTTATCGACCGTTTCCGCTCCATCAACTCCAAGGCAGGCCAGGTGCAGAGCCGCATCAAGCAGCTGGAAAAGATGAAGGTCATCCAGAAACCCGTGGCGCGCAGGAAAGTGTTCAAATTCAACTTTCCCCAGCCGCCGCGCAGCACCCAGAAAGTCATGGAGCTGGAAAAAATCAGCCAGTCCTACGGCGACCACAAGGTTTATGAAAACCTGGACCTGCTGGTGGAACGCGGAGAACGCACCGTGCTGGTAGGCCCCAACGGCGCGGGCAAATCCACCCTGCTGAAAATCCTGGCGGGCATCATCCCCATTGACTCCGGCAAACGCACTCCCGGCACCACCACGCGCATCGGTTACTTCTCCCAGGCCCGTACGGAAAACCTGAATCCGGAAAACACCGTGCTGGAGGAGATCATGAAGTGCAACGCTGAAATCCGCGAGGAGGAGGCCCGCTCCATCCTGGGCTCCTTCCTGTTCCGGAGGCTGGATGTGGAAAAGCGCGTCAGCGTGCTCTCCGGCGGTGAAAAATCACGCCTCAGCCTGGTCAAGTTCCTGGTGGACCCGCCCAATCTCCTGCTGATGGATGAACCGACCACGCACCTGGACCTCCTGTCCGTGGAAGCCCTGGTCCAGGCCCTGAAGCATTATGAAGGAACCCTGGTTTTCATCTCCCACGACGTGCACTTCATCCGCTCCCTGGCGGAGAAAACCCTGCACGTGAACCGTGGAACCATCACCACCTACGCGGGAGGCTACGATTATTACCTGGAAAAGTCAGGCATTCTGGACGACGAGAAGGGCGGCATCACGGCGGAATAA
- the hpf gene encoding ribosome hibernation-promoting factor, HPF/YfiA family, translated as MQKVNVNTPITITGRHVEVTDAIREFVTKKIEGIRLDFPRIMEVKVLLDVQRDRKISQVILFCSDHITIDASTEGTDMYACIDETITKIMRRMRKHKTRLMKNYRPHHQETIRKLDETVYDDSVLDYPGESKEDPEPLLIHRESYNLKKLYKEEAIMELELSDKPFVLYRNARRDVLQIVYRRPDGDYSIIELGTTL; from the coding sequence ATGCAAAAGGTAAACGTAAACACACCCATTACGATCACGGGCCGTCACGTGGAAGTCACAGACGCGATCCGGGAATTCGTGACGAAAAAGATTGAGGGGATCCGGCTGGACTTCCCGCGCATTATGGAGGTTAAAGTATTGCTTGATGTGCAACGCGACCGCAAGATTTCCCAGGTGATCCTGTTCTGCTCCGACCACATCACCATTGACGCTTCCACGGAAGGGACGGACATGTACGCCTGCATTGATGAAACGATCACTAAAATCATGCGCCGCATGCGCAAGCACAAGACGCGCCTGATGAAAAATTACCGTCCCCATCACCAGGAAACCATCCGCAAGCTGGATGAAACGGTGTATGACGATTCCGTACTGGATTACCCCGGAGAGTCCAAGGAAGACCCGGAACCCCTGCTCATTCACAGGGAAAGCTACAATCTCAAAAAGCTTTACAAGGAGGAAGCCATCATGGAACTGGAACTTTCCGACAAGCCCTTCGTGCTCTATAGGAATGCGCGCCGCGACGTGCTCCAGATCGTGTACCGCCGCCCGGACGGTGACTACTCCATTATTGAACTCGGCACCACATTATAA